Genomic window (Rossellomorea aquimaris):
TCATCTCGTTCTTAGTGAATGTATGGCAGGTTCAAGCCATCGGGGCAATCTATTTATTCTATGTGTCGATTCATCATTTTGTTAAAAAGAGGAAAGACACAGGAATTGTTGAGTCCGAGTCAAACAAGGGCTCAGGTTTCTGGACGACGGTTTTAAAGGTGGAGCTTGCAGACATCGCTTTTGCAGTTGACTCCATGTTAGCTGCCGTAGCTTTAGCGGTTACTTTGCAGCCAACCGGATGGTTTGATGTCGGTGGAATTGACGGTGGTCAGTTTATCGTTATGTTCCTTGGTGGAATCATCGGCCTGGTGATCATGCGATTTGCTGCAACATGGTTTGTGAAGTTATTGGAGAAATATCCTACATTGGAATCAGCGGCGTTTTTAATCGTCGGTTGGGTAGGGGTTAAGCTTGCTGTCTTTACACTTGCTCATCCTGATGTGGCGATCCTGGATCACCATTTCCCTGAATCAAAGCCATGGAAGCTCGTCTTCTGGACTGTTTTAATCCTTTTATCAGTTGGAGGATATTTATTATCACGAAAGAAAGCAAAACAGGAAGAGGCCAAAGCAGAAACAAAAGCAGAAGCCAAAGCAGAATAAAGAAAAATCGAAAGCTAACGTGATAAAAATTCACGTTAGCTTTTTTACTATGAGAAATCATATGTCTACCCTCCCCTTACCATTCCGTCCCTCTTTGAGAACTTTTTCAATTTTTATTTGTATAAACCCCCTCAAAAAAAAATCTCTTAACGTAACTCCTTTAATAAGGCGATCGATCGACCAATAAAACTTTAACTTCCGAGGTGTACATATGACGAAACATTCCAAATTAATGAAATCATCTTTAGCTGTATTAGTAGCAGGATCTATTAGCTTTTCAGGTTCATTGGCTTATGCAAATAACGATGAAAAAACGTTCGACACGGTTACAATTGAGCAAAAGGGCAGTACAGGCGTTGCAGTGAATGATGAAGCTATGATTGATTCTGCTAAAACAGAAATTGAAAAACTGGAAAAGACTGAAACCCCATCATTACTTCCTGGTGATTTCTTCTATTTTGCTAAGCTTGCTTTAGAGAAAGTGAAGCTTGCCTTTACGATGGATGATGCGAAAGAAGCAAAACTACTTGCAGAGTATGCAGCAGAAAGGCTTGCTGAAGTAGAAGCTTTATTTGAAGAAGGAAAAGAAGAGGAAGCCATCGAAGCAATCAATCATGCCATTGAAATGATTAAACGCTCTGGAGAGGAATTACCACACGGTGAGAACCAAGAAGCATCTAACGATGATTCGATGGAAGAGACAAAGGACGAAACTACAGATGAATCGAATACTGAAGAGGAAAATATTGAAACGGAAAAAAACAAAGAAAGAAATGAAGAAGGAACTGTAGAAGAATCAGATTCCGAAGGAATATCGGATGAAATGAAAGAATTAATGTCGCAAAATATCATCGCACTTAAAGCTAATCTGGAGAAAGTGAAGAACCCAAAAGCGAAAGCCGCCCTTCAACAAAACATTGAAAAAAGTTATATGAAATTAGCCGAAAAGCTTGCAAAGCTAGAAGAAAAATGGACGGAAAAAGCAAATGCTAAAGAAGAAACAGAATCCGATGAATCGATGAAGGAAGACTCTGTAACTCCGGTTGAAGAAGCAGCACCACCCGAAACAACTACTGATGAAAATACAGATGGAAGTAAAACTGAGACAACTCCAACGGTGAAAGTAGAAACAGAAAAAACTGCACCAGTAAAAGTTCAGCACGTGGAAAAAGAAGCCAAGAAAGAATTACAGCAACAACAAAAACAAGAGAAAAAAGAAGCAATAGAAGCGCGTAAACAAATGAAAAACGAGGAAAAACAAGCTCGTCATGATGTTAAAGAAGAAAAGAAACAGCATCAGCCAGCTTCAAAACAGAAGGAACACCAGGGTCAGAACAGTAAAAGCGGTAAAGAAAACGGCAAGGGTCACAATAAAGACTAAGAGTATAGGGCAATAGCTCCAGGTTAGGCTGAAATTCTAATGATTCGTCAGTCTCGAAGGGGATGCTGCACTTAAAGTGATTTTTCATTTGCTGAGTTGAGTGCATCTGTAAAGATTACTTAAGCAGTACCCCTTCATCTCTATTATCCTTTTAATATCAACTTCATATGAGTATAATAGTGTGCAGGATGGAGTGAGACTGATGCTAAATGTATTACTAATTTTACTAGCCAAACAAAAGAAGAAGCAAACGCTCGAAGACATGGCAATACGAATTCAAAATGGTGATGAACAATTACTGAACATAGTTCTGGAAGACTATAAGCCATTCATAAAAAAGACAGTATCTTCAGTCTGCAAGCGGTATATCTATGAAAGTGATGATGAATTCAGCATCGGTCTTATTGCCTTTCATGACGCTATCTTAAAATATAATCACCAGCGAGGGTCATCCATCATTAGTTTTTCTGAAGTAATCATCAAACGGAAAGTAATAGATTATATCAGAAAAAACGGAAAGTTTCAGGATGTGAGCATCGACATGAGTCTGGTTGAGGACGATGAAGAGACCCCGAATTTAACAATAGAGCAAATCGTTTCTGTTGAAGAATATGGAAAGCAGCAAGAAGGAAAGAAGAGGCGTGAAGAAATCATCTCTTTCCAAGAACATCTATCTCACTTCAAATTATCCTTCCATGAGCTGGTCGAACAATCACCTAAGCATGAAGATGCCAGACTGAATGCCATTGACATTGCTAAAACTGTGGTAAATTCCAAAGAATTATTGGAGTACCTCCTGGAAAAGAAACGATTACCCATAAAAAAATTAGAGAAACAGGTAAACGTTAGTAGAAAAACAATTGAGAGAAATAGAAAATATATTATTGCCATTACTCTTATTCTTATAGGAGATTATGTGTATTTACGGGATTACTTAAAAGGGCGGTTAGAGATATGAAAAATGGGATCATTATGGAAATTAAACGTGATATCCTCGTTATGATGACGTCAGAAGGGGAATTTCTGACGGGAAGAAGGCAGCCCGATCAACATTATACAATAGGAGAAGAAATTCCATTCTTTCCTTTACATCATGAATCTGCTATGGCCAAACCATTTTTTAAATGGAATTGGAAAGTATCGACTGCATTATTAACAACCATAATCATCATCCTCACCCTGTTTTCAAGTGGTTTCTTACAGAATAATCAGGCATATGCCTATGTGTCTGTCGATATCAACCCAAGTATGGAATTGACACTTAATGAAAAACAACAGGTGATAAAGATTACCCCTTACAATCAAGATGCTAAAGTGCTTCTAGAAGAGTTGGGCGGCTGGGAAAACATGGATGTAAGTGAAGTCACAGAGGAAATCTTCCTCTTATGTGAAGAAATGGGATACTTAAAAGAGAATCAGAATGTTCTTATCACCTCTTCATTTATTGAGGACTCAAATGGTGAGCGTGAAGATGATTTGGTTGCTGAAATAAATAAGTTTGTTCAAGAATACAGCACCGACCACAACATGAACATTACGGTGAAAGAAACATCACAGGAAATGAGAGAAGAAGCTTCTGATAAAGGAATGACTGCCGGCTCTTTATTACAGGAAACTGAAGAAGCTGATACACCGAAACCAGCAGGGAATCCTAAAGAAGATAGTAAAGACCAAGATGTGCTCAATGAGGGAATGAAGAAAGAGGAGAATTCAAAGGTTGAGAATCACAATGTGAAGTTACCATCTGAAGAGAAGAAGCAGAAACCAGCGAAACCTGAGAACCATCCAAAAAATAATAAACCCCTTCCAAATGAAAATAAGCCTCAAGAAAAACCTGCACAATCCCAGGACAAAGGCAATTCCTCTGACCACCACAAAAGGAATGAGTCCAATGGGAGACACAATGGTTCTTCTAAACAGGGTGATAAAGATCAATCAAGAGGCAATGAAAACCGTAATAATCACGAAAAGAATAACAATGAAAAGAAAAATGATCATCAAGAAAGAAAAGAGAATAAAAAAGATAGAGACTAATAAACAGCGGCCCATTTATTAAATGGGTCGTTCTCATTTTTAAGGGTAGCTGGTGAATCCAGCTACCCCAAGCCAAAATTATTTAGTTTGTTGTCCGGAAAGTTGAGATTGAGCTTGTTTAACCAGTCGTTTTGTAATCTCTCCTCCAACGGATCCGTTAGAGCGAGCTACTGTATCTGATCCGAGTGTCACACCAAACTCTTGAGCGATTTCATATTTCACTTGATCAAGGTATTGTTCAACACCAGGAACGAGTAATTTATTACTGCTTCTAGCCATGGTTGTTTCCTCCTTAGTAGTAGACTTGAAACAATGATGTTTCTGTAGTACTATTATTTGTCTTAATTCTTCGAACATGAATGGTAATATTTCGCCGAAATTGTATAGTTTGTATGGGAGGAAATATCACGGATACTTGGTGGTTTAAGCTTCTTTCCTTAAAGAAAGAATAAACATATAGGAAATTACCCATTTTTCCTTTCATTCTTCGTACATATTCATTAAGATAGAAAAGGAAATAACCTTGAAAGGGAAATACATATATGTGGTATAAACTTAGATTAAACTTGAATAAATTGACTCCGGCTCAAGTCATTGTGACCTTCTATCTTATCGCTGTGACTGTGGCAACGATTCTTTTGAGCTTACCATTTGCCCATAAACCCGGGGCAGAGTGGAGTTTTATTGATGCTATTTTCACTTCCGTCAGTGCCGTGAGCGTAACCGGTTTGACGGTTGTTAGTACTGCGGATACGTTTAACACAGTAGGAATTTTCTTACTGATATTTGTTTTACAGTTCGGTGGAATTGGAATCATGACTCTTGGAACTTTTTTCTGGCTCCTGGTAGGAAAGAAAATTGGTTTGAAAGAACGACGATTGATTATGATGGATCAAAATCAATCCAACTTGTCAGGTCTTGTTCATCTATTAAAACAAATATTATTACTCATCATTGTGATTGAATTAGTCGGTGCGTTTATATTAGGGGTCTATTTCCTGAGTTACTATCCAAGCTGGCAGGAAGCATTTACACACGGACTATTTGCCTCGGTAAGTGCTACGACTAACGCTGGTTTTGATATAACTGGTCAGTCACTCATACCTTTTAAAAATGACTATTTTGTCCAATTCATCACAATCATCTTGCTCACTTTAGGGGCAATTGGATTTCCGGTATTAATCGAGACAAAAGACTATTTATTGAACAAGCAAAGAAGCAAGCATCATTTCTCACTATTCACTAAAATTACGACCATAACATTCGGTATATTATTAATTTTCGGTACGTTGGTTATATGGTTGTTCGAATATGATCGATTCTTTTCAGGTATGACTTGGCATGAATCTTTCTTTTACTCCCTCTTTCAATCTTCATCGACGAGGAGTGGAGGTCTTGCGACCATGAATGTAGCAGAGTTTTCAACTCCTACATTACTGGTATTGAGTGCGTTAATGTTCATTGGGGCATCTCCAAGCTCAGTGGGGGGGGGAATTAGGACAACAACCTTTGCCCTGAATATTTTGTTCTTATTCCACTTCGCCAGGGGAAATAAAACAATCAAGGTTTTTAGAAGGGAAGTACATGAACAGGACATCATTAAGTCTCTAGTCGTTACGATGGTGGCTGTCCTTATGTGTTTTGTGTCGGTCGTTATCCTGACGATTACAGAAGATCACAGTCTGATAGAAATAATATTTGAAGTTGCTTCAGCCTTTGGAACCACAGGTTTATCATTGGGAATCACTTCTGATCTTTCTTCAATTGGAAAGAGCGTGATTATAGCACTCATGTTTATAGGACGTGTCGGCATTCTATCCTTCTTGTTTATGATAGGTGGAAAAGAGAAAACAACCAAATATCATTATCCAAAGGAAAGAGTCATTATAGGATAAAAAAACGATGCATGCGCATCGTTTTTTTATTTGAGCACAGAATAGGGGACATCAAAGTAAATCCAAAGGAAGAGAATGATGGGAAAGGTTATGATCCATCCTACAATAGGGTTTTTATGATGGACAATGAGTACGGTGAACATCATGATATTAAATAGAATATCCCATCCCAAATGCCAGCCGTTGTGATAAGTCATCATCCCAAGTACATAAGATAAGCCTTCCGTCACACCATAAATAACGGTCCACAATAGTATCCAGGCTAGTTTTCCCCGGTATGTTGAGGGGAGCCTGCCGATAAAGATGGAAATGGTTGAGGTGTATTGAACAACCATTTTACATAGCGAAATGATCGTATGATTCAGGTTGATGTGGTCGCCGAATGGTGTAACTGCATGGAATTTCCACATAGAGTAGTCATACAAAAGAAACTGGGAAAGTAGATCTCCAATAATAAAAAACAACAATGTTGGATAATATCTGTAAAAATCTTTCCAATTCCCGAATTTCCATCCAAGGAGAGCGTAACAAAATAAGAAGACAAGTATCATGTTATATCCTCATTTAGCATTTTTGCATAGTTTTTGGTTAAATGCTTCATTTATTCAGACTTTTTCTTCTAGTAATGGAATACCTTTCGCAGCCTAAACCATATCTTGTGGAATGGAAAGAGTATTTGGAGGGGAAAGTAAGGTTACAAAGGAGATGAGTAAATGATGAAACGTAAAGCTCAGTATAATGCTGCTGAAAAGAACAATCAAACACCTTTAAAGAATAAACAAGAGGCAGAATTCTCCGCTGAATTCTCACAAGGAGAAGATCCAGCGAAGGGTAAGAATAGAAACTCTTCTAAAGGGATGAAGGGTAGAAGCTGATGAAGGATAAAAAACAATCTTTCCGTGAAGAGTTTGGTCAGGAATTTGGAGATGTTAATGCGGCTAAGATTTTGGAAGTGACACAAAAACAGCCAAAAACTAAAGAAGACAAGAAAAAATGTTAAGCGAACCGCTTAACATTTTTTCTTGTCTATAGTGAAACAGATTGTCGGCCAAACTCAAATACGGTAGATTGACCTGTTGCTGGCTCAAAGTAAGCCAATACATATTGATCTTGTCCATCCTTAGACTTAATCGTTTCAAGGAGTGTATGCTTATACAATTCTTTTTCATTTAAGTTTAGCCGAACGAACGATTCACCTGCGATGGAGGGTTGTGCCAGTAAGGTTTGATAAATAGCAGACCTTTCTTGTTTCGTCATTTCATGTGTCCACCAAGGCTTTCTTGGTTTGTACTTCTGATTCTCTAAATAATCCAATTTCATTAGGCTTTCAATAATCGAAATGTTGTAGCTTGTTTCTGTATATAAAAACTCATGCAGTCTTTTAAACAAGTCCTCCAGTTGATGTCCTATTCTTGACCAACCACGGGTTTCCCAGTAGGAGCCGAATAGTTGGAAGAAGTCAAATGGTGTTTCAAAGCATTCTGTCACCAGATATTCGATGGTCCGGTCCATACGATGATCATTCCAATACTTTTCTAATACATCTTCAACCTGTTTGATTCTGACGATATCATCAAAGGATAATACATTGTTACCGAGGATCTCATAAGGTGAATGGTCCATGTACGTATATTGATGGTCGTTTGCACGAATCCTTAAGCCCGTACCACGAAGCATCTTCAGGAATCCTAATTGAAGTTCCTCTGGACGCAGTTCAAATACATCATTAAAGGTTTTCCGGAATGAATTGTAATCCTCTTCAGGCAGACCGGCAATCAAATCCAGATGCTGATCGATCTTTCCGCCATCCTTGACCATCGTAACGGTTCTCGTCAGTTTCGAGTAATTTTGTTTTCTCATCACAAGATCATTCGTTTCGTCATTTGTTGATTGGATTCCTATTTCAAAGCGAAATAACCCTGCTGGGGCATTTTCGTTCAGGAATTCAATGACTTCCGGTCTCATGATGTCTGCTGTGATTTCAAATTGAAAGACGGTTCCAGGCAAGTGTTCGTCGATTAGAAATTGAAACATTTCCATGGCGTAGCTTCGGCTGATATTGAACGTACGATCCACAAATTTAATGGTTTTTGCACCATTTTTCATTAAGAATCGAATGTCATCTTTTACCTTTTCCCTGTCAAAGTAACGTACACCCACTTCGATCGAAGAGAGACAGAATTGACAACGGAATGGGCAGCCTCTGCTTGTCTCGATATATGTCACCCTTTTCCCCAATTGAGGCAGGTCTTCTTGAAAGCGAAACGGTGAAGGTACTTCCCTTAAGTCAATTTTATTCTGCTGTGGTTTGATGACCGGCTTTCCATCTTCTAAGTAAGCCACTCCATGGACCTTTGAAAAGTCCCTGTCACCATTCAGTTCATCCAATAACTGCTTAAAGGATTCTTCCCCTTCACCGATAACGATAAAGTCAACGTCTTCCAACCGCTCCAGCCAGTAGGGAACATCATATGTGACTTCCGGACCTCCAAGGACGATGGTTACTTCAGGCAGGATTTTACGAAGGATCTTGATCACTTTGATCGTCTCTTCGATATTCCAAATGTAACAGCTGAATCCTATAATATCAGGCTTTTTCGAGAACAAGTCACTAGCGATGTTAAGTGTGGGATCCTTAATGGTGTATTCAGCCAATTCTATCTCATGTTCGGGCTCTGCAAAAGCCTTCAGACAACGAATGGCCAGATTGGTGTGAATATATTTTGCATTTAACGTACTTAAAACGACTTTCTTCATAAATAAGCTCCTTTTATACTAAGCTCACTTGGTGGACCATGTGAACCATTGTAAACCATATTTTCCAAAATATACGAGTTGTTCGTACATCTAATATAAACAGTACTGATTATCATTTTATCTAAGGAAGAGAGAAAGCTCAATGTTTGTCTGGAATGAATTTAAATTTATTGTAACTATTAGAAGGAATTTAAGGAAAAGTTACGAATACTATAATAAAATAGATAGTTTTTTGAAAATTGTGTAGAAGATGATCGATGTATACCATAAGAGAATAGATACTCATGAAAAGGGACTGACCCGTGTCTGCTATTGGGTCAGCCCTTTCTAGTGAGGTTTATCTTGTTTTCATTTCTCTTTTTGATAGAAGTTTCTGGAGTTTGGTTGACTTAAACTCCACTATCGGTTGCGTTATGCTTGTGAAAAACTTTGTCGAGAAAATCATTGTCAGAACCAATGATACACCGAGTAAGACCAATAAACTCGTAGTGGGATCAATTGTATCCTTCAGCTGGCTTTCCCGGAATAAGCGGATAAGGAAGCCGTGCAGCAAGTATACATATAGCGTATTTTTGCCCCATTTAGTGAAGAACTGTCTTTTCGTAGGGACAAAGGTAAAGAAGCTAAAGATCATCACAACATTCAGCAGGTAAACAAATGCCCTGACCGCTAAACTAATGGCGTTGTTCCCTTCAAGGTCTCCATACGGCTTAGAGCCAAGTAACCATTTATCGGAGAATTCAGGGATGAAATACATTCCTAAAAATACGAGAACAAATAATGTACCTGCCACTATACGTGCTTTACTCGTTTTAAAATATTCGAAGTGCTCCTTTTCCAAATAATAGCCCATCAGGAAAATCGGAAAGAAAACAAATGTTCTGGACAGGCTTAGATAGTTTGAAATCACATCAGCAAATCCTACGAGCAGCCCGATGGAAAAAGCGATTGCCAATCCGACGCCGGGCTTGAACTTAAACCACTTGATGAAAACATACAATAATGCGTTCCAACAGAATAAGCTGATGAGGAACCATAATGACCAGTGCGGATTAAGGGGATCCACTTCAAATGTTGATTTTTGATAAAGAAAATAGTAGTACACCGTGTAGATCAATTGAAACACAATGTAAGGAAGTATTAACTTTTTCGCCAGTTTTTGAATATATCCCTTTTTATAAAATCCTTTTGCGAAAAACCCCGCCACAAGAATGAAGGCTGGCATGTGGAAGGTGTAGATCGTTTTGTACAGAGAAAGGATAAATGGATCGCTTTCTATATAGGACCGGATCAAATGTCCAAATACAACCAGGAAGATCAAAATGAATTTGGCATTGTCGAAGTAATAGTCACGCTGTTTCATATCTTCACCATCTCTTAGAATAGATTTATCCTAATTCATTCTTACCCTAGGATACAATGAGTAAAACATGAATTTCACTGTTAATTATCACCAAAAGCATGGGAAGCTATGCGAACTCTATAATGACCTGAGCCAATAGTCGTCTTTTAAAATAATAGGGGGATGAGGAAATGACTAATAGTAGTGAATTGCAGAAAGAGCTGAATAAGGAAGAATGTCATCCCGTCGATAGGGAAATATGCTTAGCATCACCCATGCCGATGTTCGTGATCAATAAAGAGTTGAAAATTGTCTTTGCCAATGGAGAAGCATGTGAAACTCTACAGACCGTGAAAGAAAGGATTGTAGGCACACTGTTCAGTAACTTTTTTTCTTCTGTTCCGGCCCCGATTGTTGCTCATTATAAGGAAGTAATGGAAACAGGAAAGAACCTTGAAGATGAAACCCTAATGAATATTAGTGATAAGAAAATCATCCATATTGAACTATTGCTTAAAAAATCGACCATTTCTCCTAATGCCTATCTGTATTTCAAAGATGTAACGGCACTAAAGGAAAAAGAGCGAAAAGATCATATGAATGTCCATTTGTTATCGAATATTTTTCAAAATGCATCAGAAGGAATCGTTCTCTTTGATATAGAAGGAAATATTAACGACGTGAATCAGGCATTCAGTTCACAAGTCGGATTGGAAAAGGATGAGATCACAAACAGGAACATAAGCTCATTCATCCCTGAAAGTGCGCATTATAAGGTTGAAAAGATAAAAGAACTGATTTCTCAAAACAAAAAAGCCCGTGGGGAAATTCCAATAAAAAAATCACACAGCATTTCAATTGTGGAATTTACGACAAGTCCGTATGTGCATCACAAGCTTCATATGGCCATCCTTAGGGATGTAACCGAGAAGAGGCAAATGGAGATACAATTAAAACGAAACGAAGAATTGTTTAAAGGTTTATTTGAAGAAGCGATTGATGCGATCGTGTTATGGGATCAGGATGGCAGGGTACTTAAAGCGAACTCTTCTGCCCTGAAGATCTTTGAATGCTCCCTTTCAGAGCTTCTTTCGAAGAGGATAAGGGATTTTGTATATCCCCTTGAAAGCCAAAAGTTTGATTTAGTCATGGAACAGTTAAACAGAAGCGGTGCAGTAAGGGATGAAGTATTGTTTCTAATGCCCAACAACCAGTTGAAGCATTTGGAATTCACCTCTAAGCTTCATTCCGTTGATGGGTATAACATGACGATCTTCAGGAATGTCAGTGAGCGTTATCAAATGGAAAAGGAACTACGGGAAAGCGAGGAGAGGTTCAGGAAGATTTTCGAAGGTTCACTGGACGGACTGATTCTTACCAATCACAATTATGTTGTCGTGGATGCAAATCCTGAAGTGAGTAGGATCATTGGTATCGAGAAAGATCACTTAATAGGTAAAGATGTACGTGAAATATTGAATATAGATCCCGGTGAAGAATCATATGATGAATACTTACAACAATTGAAAGAAGACGGGCAGGCGACGTTTCTACAAACGTTGACTTCTCATAGGGAGAAGCTTCAATACATTGAACTGTCATCCAAATACAATTTACTCTCTAATTTAAATCTAACGATCATTCGTGACATCACGGAACAAATAGAAATGCAAGAGCAGTTGAGAAAGTCAGATACATTGAGTGTAGTAGGGGAGCTTGCTGCAGGGATTGCCCATGAAATCAGAAATCCAATGACCGCCCTAAAAGGCTTTATTCAATTGTTGGAAAATAGTGTGGGTCAAGATCATGAGATGTATTTTAATGTAATTACTTCTGAGTTTCAGCGTATTGAATCCATCATTACCGAGTTTCTAGTATTAGCAAAGCCACAGGCGATTCAATATCAAGAAACGAATTTAATCAGGATCATGAAAGATACCGTTGAACTATTAAGTGCTCAGGCAGTCATGCATAACGTGCAGTATGAGGAGAGTTACCAAGCGGACCTCCCAACCATCATAGCAGAGCCCAATCAGTTAAAGCAGGTATTCATTAATGTCATCAAGAATGCGATTGAAGTCATGACGGATGGAGGATTCATTTCCATCGGAATTCAAGAAGCGGATGATGAAATGATTCACATTCGTATAAAAGACCAGGGTGGCGGGATTTCAAAGGATAAAATTAAAAAGCTTGGTGAACCTTTTTACACAACGAAGGAACGGGGAACTGGACTTGGTCTGATGGTAAGCTTTAAAATTATAAAAGAGCATAAAGGAAGCGTTCAGGTTGAAAGTATCGTTGGAGAAGGAACCATTTTCCACATCTATCTCCCTAAATCGTAAAGGAGTCCTGCATATTGTCATACGATTCTATTATAATGGAGAGTCCGATTGGAAAGTTAGAACTACAAGCGGATCAGAGCCATCTAATTTCGGTACAGTTTTTAGAAAATGATTCACGAGGGGATCTTTATGCCGAGAATCCAATATTACTAAGAGCAAAAGAGCAGATCATA
Coding sequences:
- a CDS encoding TerC family protein; its protein translation is MDASMLLEYGWVLLILVGLEGILAADNAVVMAVMVKHLPVEQRKKALFYGLLGAFVFRFAALFLISFLVNVWQVQAIGAIYLFYVSIHHFVKKRKDTGIVESESNKGSGFWTTVLKVELADIAFAVDSMLAAVALAVTLQPTGWFDVGGIDGGQFIVMFLGGIIGLVIMRFAATWFVKLLEKYPTLESAAFLIVGWVGVKLAVFTLAHPDVAILDHHFPESKPWKLVFWTVLILLSVGGYLLSRKKAKQEEAKAETKAEAKAE
- the sigI gene encoding RNA polymerase sigma factor SigI; translation: MLNVLLILLAKQKKKQTLEDMAIRIQNGDEQLLNIVLEDYKPFIKKTVSSVCKRYIYESDDEFSIGLIAFHDAILKYNHQRGSSIISFSEVIIKRKVIDYIRKNGKFQDVSIDMSLVEDDEETPNLTIEQIVSVEEYGKQQEGKKRREEIISFQEHLSHFKLSFHELVEQSPKHEDARLNAIDIAKTVVNSKELLEYLLEKKRLPIKKLEKQVNVSRKTIERNRKYIIAITLILIGDYVYLRDYLKGRLEI
- a CDS encoding anti-sigma factor domain-containing protein, which encodes MKNGIIMEIKRDILVMMTSEGEFLTGRRQPDQHYTIGEEIPFFPLHHESAMAKPFFKWNWKVSTALLTTIIIILTLFSSGFLQNNQAYAYVSVDINPSMELTLNEKQQVIKITPYNQDAKVLLEELGGWENMDVSEVTEEIFLLCEEMGYLKENQNVLITSSFIEDSNGEREDDLVAEINKFVQEYSTDHNMNITVKETSQEMREEASDKGMTAGSLLQETEEADTPKPAGNPKEDSKDQDVLNEGMKKEENSKVENHNVKLPSEEKKQKPAKPENHPKNNKPLPNENKPQEKPAQSQDKGNSSDHHKRNESNGRHNGSSKQGDKDQSRGNENRNNHEKNNNEKKNDHQERKENKKDRD
- a CDS encoding alpha/beta-type small acid-soluble spore protein encodes the protein MARSSNKLLVPGVEQYLDQVKYEIAQEFGVTLGSDTVARSNGSVGGEITKRLVKQAQSQLSGQQTK
- a CDS encoding TrkH family potassium uptake protein, which encodes MWYKLRLNLNKLTPAQVIVTFYLIAVTVATILLSLPFAHKPGAEWSFIDAIFTSVSAVSVTGLTVVSTADTFNTVGIFLLIFVLQFGGIGIMTLGTFFWLLVGKKIGLKERRLIMMDQNQSNLSGLVHLLKQILLLIIVIELVGAFILGVYFLSYYPSWQEAFTHGLFASVSATTNAGFDITGQSLIPFKNDYFVQFITIILLTLGAIGFPVLIETKDYLLNKQRSKHHFSLFTKITTITFGILLIFGTLVIWLFEYDRFFSGMTWHESFFYSLFQSSSTRSGGLATMNVAEFSTPTLLVLSALMFIGASPSSVGGGIRTTTFALNILFLFHFARGNKTIKVFRREVHEQDIIKSLVVTMVAVLMCFVSVVILTITEDHSLIEIIFEVASAFGTTGLSLGITSDLSSIGKSVIIALMFIGRVGILSFLFMIGGKEKTTKYHYPKERVIIG
- a CDS encoding B12-binding domain-containing radical SAM protein, translating into MKKVVLSTLNAKYIHTNLAIRCLKAFAEPEHEIELAEYTIKDPTLNIASDLFSKKPDIIGFSCYIWNIEETIKVIKILRKILPEVTIVLGGPEVTYDVPYWLERLEDVDFIVIGEGEESFKQLLDELNGDRDFSKVHGVAYLEDGKPVIKPQQNKIDLREVPSPFRFQEDLPQLGKRVTYIETSRGCPFRCQFCLSSIEVGVRYFDREKVKDDIRFLMKNGAKTIKFVDRTFNISRSYAMEMFQFLIDEHLPGTVFQFEITADIMRPEVIEFLNENAPAGLFRFEIGIQSTNDETNDLVMRKQNYSKLTRTVTMVKDGGKIDQHLDLIAGLPEEDYNSFRKTFNDVFELRPEELQLGFLKMLRGTGLRIRANDHQYTYMDHSPYEILGNNVLSFDDIVRIKQVEDVLEKYWNDHRMDRTIEYLVTECFETPFDFFQLFGSYWETRGWSRIGHQLEDLFKRLHEFLYTETSYNISIIESLMKLDYLENQKYKPRKPWWTHEMTKQERSAIYQTLLAQPSIAGESFVRLNLNEKELYKHTLLETIKSKDGQDQYVLAYFEPATGQSTVFEFGRQSVSL
- a CDS encoding acyltransferase family protein, which translates into the protein MKQRDYYFDNAKFILIFLVVFGHLIRSYIESDPFILSLYKTIYTFHMPAFILVAGFFAKGFYKKGYIQKLAKKLILPYIVFQLIYTVYYYFLYQKSTFEVDPLNPHWSLWFLISLFCWNALLYVFIKWFKFKPGVGLAIAFSIGLLVGFADVISNYLSLSRTFVFFPIFLMGYYLEKEHFEYFKTSKARIVAGTLFVLVFLGMYFIPEFSDKWLLGSKPYGDLEGNNAISLAVRAFVYLLNVVMIFSFFTFVPTKRQFFTKWGKNTLYVYLLHGFLIRLFRESQLKDTIDPTTSLLVLLGVSLVLTMIFSTKFFTSITQPIVEFKSTKLQKLLSKREMKTR
- a CDS encoding PAS domain S-box protein — protein: MTNSSELQKELNKEECHPVDREICLASPMPMFVINKELKIVFANGEACETLQTVKERIVGTLFSNFFSSVPAPIVAHYKEVMETGKNLEDETLMNISDKKIIHIELLLKKSTISPNAYLYFKDVTALKEKERKDHMNVHLLSNIFQNASEGIVLFDIEGNINDVNQAFSSQVGLEKDEITNRNISSFIPESAHYKVEKIKELISQNKKARGEIPIKKSHSISIVEFTTSPYVHHKLHMAILRDVTEKRQMEIQLKRNEELFKGLFEEAIDAIVLWDQDGRVLKANSSALKIFECSLSELLSKRIRDFVYPLESQKFDLVMEQLNRSGAVRDEVLFLMPNNQLKHLEFTSKLHSVDGYNMTIFRNVSERYQMEKELRESEERFRKIFEGSLDGLILTNHNYVVVDANPEVSRIIGIEKDHLIGKDVREILNIDPGEESYDEYLQQLKEDGQATFLQTLTSHREKLQYIELSSKYNLLSNLNLTIIRDITEQIEMQEQLRKSDTLSVVGELAAGIAHEIRNPMTALKGFIQLLENSVGQDHEMYFNVITSEFQRIESIITEFLVLAKPQAIQYQETNLIRIMKDTVELLSAQAVMHNVQYEESYQADLPTIIAEPNQLKQVFINVIKNAIEVMTDGGFISIGIQEADDEMIHIRIKDQGGGISKDKIKKLGEPFYTTKERGTGLGLMVSFKIIKEHKGSVQVESIVGEGTIFHIYLPKS